One part of the Flavobacterium johnsoniae UW101 genome encodes these proteins:
- a CDS encoding ferritin-like domain-containing protein has product MNILKFIETFTDDNLMKSTGSRRDSFTQFGNIGKNLALASIPFGLSALTGKAFAKDITATPATPIGALQFALTLEYLENEFYAMALDSGVIPASENGGRDLKVFQQIAAHESDHVSFLIAGLGGSMSANFVPKPTFDFTVGGAFDPFGDYPTFLALAQAFEDTGVRAYKGQAANLMSTPDLLTAALQIHSVEARHASEVRRLRGLKGWISNAERGAGMPAATQAVYDGEGVTIQAGFNTSTAFGAAAGSEAYDEPLTTQQVVDIANIFIV; this is encoded by the coding sequence ATGAATATTTTAAAATTTATAGAAACCTTTACTGATGACAATTTAATGAAAAGTACTGGTTCAAGAAGAGACAGTTTTACTCAGTTTGGAAATATTGGAAAAAACCTGGCCTTGGCATCCATCCCTTTTGGTTTATCAGCCTTAACCGGCAAAGCATTTGCAAAAGATATCACAGCAACACCTGCAACACCTATTGGCGCTTTGCAGTTTGCGCTGACTTTAGAATACCTTGAAAATGAATTTTATGCAATGGCATTAGATTCTGGAGTAATTCCTGCTTCTGAAAATGGCGGACGCGATTTAAAAGTTTTTCAGCAGATAGCAGCTCACGAATCAGACCACGTATCTTTTTTAATCGCAGGATTAGGCGGCTCTATGAGCGCTAACTTTGTTCCAAAACCTACTTTTGACTTTACTGTTGGCGGTGCATTTGACCCTTTTGGAGACTATCCAACCTTTTTGGCATTAGCACAAGCTTTTGAAGATACAGGTGTTAGAGCTTATAAAGGTCAGGCAGCAAATTTAATGTCTACTCCAGATTTACTGACAGCGGCATTACAAATTCATTCTGTAGAAGCACGCCACGCTTCAGAAGTGAGACGCCTGCGCGGACTGAAAGGCTGGATTTCTAATGCTGAAAGAGGTGCAGGAATGCCGGCAGCAACACAAGCAGTATACGACGGCGAAGGCGTTACGATACAGGCAGGGTTCAATACTTCGACAGCATTTGGTGCTGCCGCAGGATCAGAAGCTTATGATGAGCCGCTTACAACACAACAAGTAGTTGATATCGCTAATATATTTATAGTGTAA
- the rpsB gene encoding 30S ribosomal protein S2, which produces MANKIEVKELLEAGVHFGHMTRKWDPNMAPYIYMERNGIHIINLYKTAAKIEEANEALKKIAASGRKILFVATKKQAKDIVADKAKAANMPYITERWPGGMLTNFVTIRKAVKKMSSIDKMKKDGTFNTLSKKERLQVDRLRAKLEKNLGSIADMSRLPAALFVVDIKAEHIAIKEAQKLNIPVFAMVDTNSDPREVDYVIPANDDASKSIDKILSLVTTAVIEGLSDRGAEKEVEAAEEAPAAEAEAAPATEE; this is translated from the coding sequence ATGGCAAACAAAATAGAAGTAAAAGAATTACTAGAAGCAGGTGTTCACTTCGGACACATGACTAGAAAATGGGATCCAAACATGGCTCCTTACATTTATATGGAGCGTAATGGTATTCACATTATCAATCTATATAAAACTGCAGCTAAAATTGAAGAAGCTAACGAAGCTTTGAAAAAAATCGCTGCATCAGGTAGAAAAATCTTATTCGTAGCTACCAAAAAACAAGCAAAAGACATCGTTGCTGATAAAGCAAAAGCTGCAAACATGCCTTACATCACTGAAAGATGGCCAGGCGGTATGTTGACTAACTTCGTAACTATCAGAAAGGCAGTTAAAAAAATGTCTTCTATCGATAAAATGAAGAAAGATGGTACTTTCAACACTTTATCTAAAAAAGAGCGTTTACAAGTTGATCGTCTACGTGCTAAATTAGAGAAAAACTTAGGTTCAATTGCTGATATGTCTAGACTACCTGCAGCATTGTTCGTAGTAGATATCAAAGCTGAACACATCGCAATAAAAGAAGCTCAAAAATTAAACATTCCAGTTTTCGCAATGGTTGATACGAATTCTGACCCAAGAGAGGTTGATTACGTGATTCCTGCAAATGATGACGCTTCTAAATCAATTGACAAAATTTTATCTTTAGTAACTACTGCTGTAATCGAAGGTCTTTCAGACAGAGGTGCAGAAAAAGAAGTTGAAGCTGCTGAAGAAGCTCCAGCTGCTGAAGCTGAAGCTGCTCCTGCAACTGAAGAATAA
- a CDS encoding LacI family DNA-binding transcriptional regulator, producing MKAKATLKQIAKELGVSVSTVSKALNDSPEISEQTKVKIKEYAKLKNYKPNVIGLNLKNRKTKTIGVIIPNILNSFFAKVFSGIEKVADKKGYNVITCISNESLEKEIHTLEMLSNGTIDGFILSVSEEAQKLQDYNHFSEIINDGTPIVMFDRIADEVDCDKVVVDDFDSALNSTQHLINLGCKNIALISSVDNLSVGKLRADGYLKALKDNNISVNEKIILRTDSEDDMKAKIDSIFDHKIDGIFALDENDSVAALRVSLKKGYRVPEDISIIGFADGILASRRLSPSLTTVSQHGIEIGEVAAKRLIQRLEEPEGETSDYETIVIKTKLKERESTRKV from the coding sequence ATGAAAGCTAAAGCAACTCTAAAACAAATTGCGAAGGAACTAGGTGTTTCTGTGTCAACGGTGTCTAAAGCACTAAATGACAGTCCGGAAATTAGTGAGCAGACGAAGGTGAAGATTAAGGAGTATGCCAAACTCAAAAATTATAAGCCGAATGTTATTGGTCTGAATTTAAAGAATCGTAAAACCAAAACCATTGGTGTAATTATACCTAATATATTGAACTCTTTTTTCGCAAAAGTTTTTAGCGGAATCGAAAAAGTAGCCGATAAAAAAGGATATAATGTAATTACATGTATTTCTAATGAATCTTTGGAAAAAGAAATTCATACGCTTGAAATGCTGAGCAACGGAACTATCGACGGATTTATTCTTTCGGTTTCTGAAGAAGCTCAAAAACTGCAAGACTATAATCATTTCTCTGAAATAATTAACGATGGAACACCAATTGTAATGTTTGATCGAATTGCAGATGAAGTAGACTGCGATAAAGTTGTAGTAGATGATTTTGATTCTGCATTAAATTCAACACAACATTTAATTAATTTAGGATGTAAAAACATTGCTTTAATTTCTTCTGTAGATAATTTAAGTGTTGGAAAACTTAGAGCCGATGGGTATTTAAAAGCTTTAAAAGACAATAATATTTCAGTTAACGAAAAAATTATTCTTCGTACTGATTCTGAAGATGATATGAAAGCTAAAATTGATTCTATTTTTGATCATAAAATCGATGGAATTTTTGCTTTGGACGAAAATGATTCAGTTGCGGCTTTAAGAGTAAGTTTGAAAAAAGGATATAGAGTGCCGGAAGATATTTCTATAATTGGTTTTGCAGATGGAATTCTGGCTTCAAGACGTTTATCGCCAAGTTTAACAACTGTAAGCCAGCACGGAATTGAAATAGGAGAAGTTGCAGCGAAAAGACTAATCCAAAGACTGGAAGAACCGGAAGGCGAAACTTCTGATTACGAAACGATCGTTATCAAAACGAAGCTAAAAGAAAGAGAATCTACAAGAAAAGTATAA
- the rplM gene encoding 50S ribosomal protein L13, producing the protein MDALSYKTISASKATVTKEWIVVDAEGHNLGRLASKVAMILRGKYKPSYTPHVDCGDNVIVINSEKINLTGTKLNDKIYMRHTGYPGGQRTLTAKVLQSKNPALLVEKAVKGMLPKNKLGAELFRNLNVVVGSEHTHGAQKPRTVNLNDLK; encoded by the coding sequence ATGGACGCATTAAGCTACAAGACAATTTCAGCAAGCAAAGCCACTGTAACTAAAGAGTGGATCGTTGTTGATGCTGAAGGTCATAACTTAGGACGTCTTGCTTCAAAGGTTGCAATGATCTTAAGAGGTAAGTACAAACCAAGTTACACACCGCACGTTGACTGTGGAGATAACGTAATTGTTATCAACTCAGAAAAAATTAACCTTACAGGTACAAAATTGAATGACAAAATTTACATGCGTCATACAGGTTACCCAGGAGGACAAAGAACTTTAACTGCTAAAGTATTGCAATCTAAAAACCCTGCATTATTAGTAGAAAAAGCTGTAAAAGGTATGTTACCTAAAAACAAATTAGGAGCTGAACTTTTTAGAAATCTAAATGTTGTTGTAGGATCTGAGCACACTCACGGAGCTCAAAAACCTAGAACTGTTAACCTAAATGATCTTAAGTAA
- the tsf gene encoding translation elongation factor Ts: MSTITAADVNKLRQSTGAGMMDCKKALVEAEGDFDKAIQILREKGQKVAANRSDRESSEGAAVSFINADNTKGAIITLNCETDFVGKNEAFVTLAKDLVERAINFSNKEEFLASDFNGITVAEKLIEQTGVIGEKIEIGGFEILEGAFVGSYVHVNKIAALTAISAPIANAETLTKDVSMQVASMGADTLSYKDFDPAFVESELAARIAVIEKDNEEAKRLGKTLKNVPKYISFSQLTPEVIKQAEEDAKAELKAEGKPEQIWDKILPGKVQRFISDNTTLDQEKALLDQNFIKDDSKKVGDYVKGFNVEITGFKRVTLG, from the coding sequence ATGTCAACAATTACTGCTGCAGACGTAAATAAATTAAGACAATCTACAGGTGCCGGAATGATGGACTGTAAAAAAGCTTTAGTTGAAGCTGAAGGAGATTTCGATAAAGCTATCCAAATCCTTAGAGAAAAAGGACAGAAAGTTGCTGCTAACCGTTCTGACCGTGAGTCTTCTGAAGGAGCTGCTGTTTCTTTTATCAATGCAGACAACACTAAAGGAGCTATCATCACTTTAAACTGTGAAACTGACTTCGTAGGTAAAAATGAAGCTTTCGTAACTTTAGCTAAAGATTTAGTTGAAAGAGCTATCAACTTCTCTAATAAAGAAGAATTCTTAGCTTCTGACTTCAACGGAATTACTGTTGCTGAAAAATTAATTGAGCAAACAGGTGTTATCGGTGAGAAAATCGAAATCGGTGGTTTCGAAATTTTAGAAGGTGCTTTCGTTGGATCTTATGTTCACGTGAACAAAATTGCTGCTTTAACAGCTATTTCTGCTCCAATTGCTAATGCTGAGACTTTAACAAAAGACGTATCTATGCAAGTTGCTTCTATGGGAGCTGACACATTATCTTACAAAGATTTTGATCCAGCTTTTGTTGAATCTGAACTTGCTGCTCGTATTGCTGTAATCGAAAAAGATAATGAAGAAGCAAAACGTTTAGGAAAAACTTTAAAAAATGTTCCTAAATACATCTCTTTCTCTCAATTAACTCCTGAAGTTATCAAACAAGCTGAAGAAGATGCTAAAGCTGAATTAAAAGCTGAAGGTAAACCAGAGCAAATCTGGGACAAAATCCTTCCAGGAAAAGTTCAACGTTTCATTTCTGACAACACTACTTTAGATCAAGAAAAAGCTTTATTAGATCAAAACTTCATCAAAGATGACAGTAAAAAAGTTGGTGATTACGTTAAAGGATTCAACGTTGAAATCACAGGTTTCAAAAGAGTTACTTTAGGTTAA
- the rpsI gene encoding 30S ribosomal protein S9 — protein MGVIHKIGRRKTAVARVYVSEGTGNITVNKKEFATYFPTATLQYKVLQPLSMTENVNNFDVKVNVYGGGTTGQAEAVRMALARVMCEVNAENRGILKPEGLLTRDPRMVERKKFGQKKARKRFQFSKR, from the coding sequence ATGGGAGTTATTCACAAAATCGGTAGAAGAAAAACCGCTGTTGCACGTGTATACGTTTCTGAAGGAACTGGAAACATCACTGTAAACAAAAAAGAATTCGCAACTTACTTTCCAACTGCAACTTTACAGTACAAAGTTTTACAACCATTGTCTATGACAGAAAATGTAAACAACTTTGACGTAAAAGTAAACGTTTACGGAGGTGGTACAACTGGTCAGGCAGAAGCTGTAAGAATGGCATTAGCACGCGTAATGTGTGAAGTTAACGCTGAAAACAGAGGAATCCTTAAACCAGAAGGTTTATTAACAAGAGACCCTAGAATGGTTGAACGTAAGAAATTCGGTCAGAAGAAAGCTCGTAAGAGATTCCAGTTCTCTAAACGTTAA
- a CDS encoding ferritin-like domain-containing protein — MKNEVKIQEVNPSLDSRRSFLKLSGLTLVTAGLVLAGCSDNDNEDNMEDTSLPGVRNGVFDLGSGDFGVLTYAYALEQLEADFYTKVVNASNFNTVFNDTERQVLTDLYHHEVIHRDFFKAALTGALPDPSSQLLPSLAFSYGSLNFNSRTEVLATAKALEDTGVAAYNGAGRLIKTADYLLLAGKIVSVEARHAAAIRSLINPNSKDFAGDDIVSASTGLDAAKDPSKILPVAAGFITTKFTAKYLP, encoded by the coding sequence ATGAAAAACGAAGTTAAAATTCAGGAGGTCAACCCTTCCCTGGATAGCAGAAGGAGCTTTCTTAAGCTCAGTGGACTAACATTAGTTACCGCAGGTTTGGTTTTAGCTGGTTGCAGCGACAATGATAATGAAGACAATATGGAGGATACTTCCTTGCCGGGAGTCAGAAATGGTGTTTTTGACTTGGGCTCAGGAGACTTTGGTGTTCTTACTTATGCTTACGCCTTAGAGCAGTTAGAAGCAGATTTTTACACTAAAGTTGTAAACGCCTCAAACTTTAATACTGTATTTAATGATACTGAACGTCAAGTTCTAACTGATTTATATCACCATGAAGTAATTCACAGAGATTTCTTTAAAGCGGCTTTAACCGGGGCACTTCCAGATCCAAGTTCTCAATTACTTCCTTCTTTAGCCTTTAGTTATGGTTCTTTAAATTTTAACAGCCGTACCGAAGTTTTAGCTACTGCAAAAGCATTAGAAGATACTGGTGTAGCGGCTTATAATGGAGCAGGCCGACTTATTAAAACCGCTGATTATTTATTATTAGCAGGAAAAATTGTTTCTGTTGAAGCCAGACATGCTGCTGCAATTCGAAGCTTAATTAATCCAAATTCAAAAGATTTTGCAGGCGATGATATTGTAAGCGCCTCTACCGGATTAGATGCTGCGAAGGATCCTTCAAAAATTCTACCAGTTGCAGCAGGATTTATTACAACAAAATTCACGGCCAAATATTTACCTTAA